The Dendropsophus ebraccatus isolate aDenEbr1 chromosome 3, aDenEbr1.pat, whole genome shotgun sequence genomic interval ctaaaaataacaaaaactaaTGTAAAATCTTTTTTCTGTCTTCTAGTGACCTTATATGTAGAGTGAGTGCTGGCAATGATAACGCTTGTCTCACTACCAACCTTCTGGCTGCCTTGGGTAAACAAGAGTCCAGACTTGTTCCACTGGTGGTGGCTTTCAGATATtgggcaaaggtaaaaaaaatgctacttgtatttaaaaaaacatgacatgtcaaaagttttgatgagttgggggtctgagtgctcagaaaAACGAGTGGGGAAAGGTTTTGCTCAGTACAGTCCTCTCCCGGGTTTGTGTCACTTGAGGAGACTAATgtataatgaaagtctatggggcaTGTGTCCTCATAGACACAGAGTGGGAAGAGGATTGGGCAGCAGCTCATTCTATTGATCTTTGGAGTGtgaacactcaaaccctgacTGATGAAAATTTTTAACATCTCTGATGTGTCAGAAGTTTTTTCTTTTAGAGAGATCCCATTTGGTTTGAGATCTGCtaaatcatttaaaaaattttctttaatattatacatatttattttaacagctaTGTGGCATTGATAAGCCAGAAGAAGGTGGCTTACCACCATATGTGGCCGCACTCATGGTGGTGTTCTTCCTCCAGCAAAGAAAGGAGCCAGTTCTTCCTGTTTACCTAGGACCGTGGGTATGTTCTAGTATCACAACTTGGTAGTTATTCTGTAAGAAAAGAGTGAATAAGCCACAAGGGGTTATTTTCTAGAATAAATCTTAAGCTGTCCAAATCAAGCACAGCTCTGGCTAAAGTTTTAAGTGAAATTTTAATTTAACTTTTACAGGGCCATACTTGGTGTCACTATcgtttcatttatttatattttttgcagaaatcatagtccaggcgattttaagaaactttgtaattgtgtttattaggcaaatatgccattatctgcattcaaaaagatttttcccagttcccccccccccccccccccccccccccccttctctctctcattcactgccggtgatgtagctgtaaattaattctttgttgtcctgttgtggtgcctcatctccctccacccctcccctctccatagaaaaccacgaagacagggggaagagcttcaaactgctttttcatgataaaaaatgcatttttcggctaataaaccaaattacaaagtttcttaaaatcgcctggactattgatttctgcaaagaaaatttaaacgacaggtacacttaaaccCCCTTCATTCTCCCAGTGTGCTTTCAATTTCCTGTCGGCACttctatagtcattggctgttcttACCAAAAGCACAGTGCTCCCCTGCTTTGCACGCTATTTTGTTCAGTTCCGCTATACCAGATACTGTTCTGACCGCTCCAAGACTGTGtaatactctgcatcacttacaccatTACTACATTCATGTCTTATCCGCTTCtccagtgctgacctcagagctgATTTCCGCACATTACAGGAGCGGATAAAAGTAACGTTCTGCTGAGATGGTCAGCAGTATAAGACTTGCTTTccttgctgttaaccctttctgtgctgcagtgtgtaagtgaaatATTTGATAGGCCTAACCTACACTGTCACAAATCAGAAGCTGTGTAAAGGACTTCAGGGCAGGTTTACAGCCTTTAAAAGTGAAAGATATTCAGGAGCATATCTGACATGAATGTAGTACCCTGTATCGGGTGGATTGTGCAGGGGGAACGTCTACAGAGGGAGTTATGTACAGGTGCTGCTTACTACACCGAGActtactacatgggggggggggtgaggtttACTAACAAGACAACTACCTACATCAGGGAAATAAAATTTACTGAGACTAACTACTATGGGGGCCACTcttcatgtggggggggggtgaacatattgggcataactgcttattatgggggcactgttcctgtgtgaagcaatacaatTGCTGCCTCAAACTTTAAAATTGTATTTGAGGTgcctgcagggagaaaaatgttctgtttcaaTACTGagatttagactgggttcacactccatttttgcaatccgtatttttttgcaaaaaggattaaaacggatgcaaaaaactaagtatttgtgtgcatctgttttttgttttgtttttgttttttgttttttaaaatgggcacaaaaataaaattgactacttttaagtgttaaaaaaaactgttttttttttttaataatgggaagtcaatggaaaaacgcatgcacacaaatgcatccgtttttttttttttttttacaaaatggatgaagaaaactgatcgcaaaaacgtagtgtgaacccagccttaaatcaTGAATCGCCCATAATGTTAAATACTGAAAATTTTTGGCCCAGGTCACACAGTCCTAGCTGATACTATTGaatgtttactagagatgagcaaacctcgagcatgctcgagtcgacccgaacgttcggcatttgattagctggggctgctgaacttggataaatctccaaggttgtctggaaaacatggatacagccaatgactatatccatgttttccacatagccttagggctttatcaaagttcagcagccaccgctaatcaaatgccgaaagttcgggttctgatcgactcgagcatgctccaggttcgctcatctctaatgtttactTATTTCTGTTAATAGTCATATGTTTCTTAACTTTATTAACCACATTGCCATTTTTCTTTAAATAGATTGATGGCTTTACAATTTCTAAAATGGGCCAATTCAGATTGAAAGAACCCAACAATGAATATGTGTTTTGGGAATACTGTTCTCTATCAGACAATGAGAATCAAAGTAATGAAGCATGTCCTAAAGGAAAGGTAAATGTCATTTTAGTTCAGTGTGAAAAATTGAAGGCATCCAGCTCTGTCCCCAAAGAGGCAGCTATGCCAGATATATGGAATTGATGAATAGGACTGATTGACCATAATTGATGCTGCGCCATGGTAATccaatttttgtgtgtgtgtgtgtgtgtgtgtgtgtttgtgtttataTGCCAGTATATATGTTAAAGGATAAAAAagtatgcaaaaaaataaaaaataaattatgcaAAAGTAAATGTGGTAAAGAGATTCAATTTCCTGGTCAAGCatgaaaaaatatacattttaccTTTTTACATTGCCTTTGTTGGGCAATCCATTGCAGGGATAGGTGTCTATTCCCCAAGATATTAGAGCAGGTACGCAGTTAAAATGCCACGTTTCATGACCGGCAGTAATATTTTCAAATAGTCGTAATCCTTGGATAAAACCTTGCATAGGCTTTAATTGTATAATGTTgtgggttcttttttttttttttttttttttttttttttaggttccaCTCTTTTTTGACACAGATAAACAGAGTGCTGCCTCTATTGGTCAACTTTGGGTAGATCTGCTTAGGTTTTATGCACTGGAATTCAACATGGCTGACCTAGTTGTCAATGTCCGTGTAAAAGAAAAGCTGTCTAGAGAATCGAAGGACTGGCCTAAAAAACGAATTGCTATAGAAGGTAACGTTGCTATATTTCTATTTCTTATTTACCCGCTTTGATGATTAATATCTGGTAAAATTGTTATGTAAAAAGGGTTGGCCTCAGTGTCAGGTGATTGGGAACAGTGAAATATTAAAGGGGCATGCTgtcccttttaaatcaactggtgtcaaagttatatatttgtaatttacttctatttaaaaatgtcaagcattccagtactgtatgtcctgcaggaggtggtggtgtagtctttctagtcatctgatacagtgctctctgctgccacctctgtccatgacaggaacagtCCAAAGAAGTATAGGTTtgtattgggatttgctactgctctggacagttcctgtcataggtggaggtggcagcagagagcactgtgttagactggaaggaatacactgctgcttgcaggacatacagcagcttatacgtACTGGCGATTTGTAAGTAGAAGTGaattaaatatatatctatatatttttttctaaaaccagatgatttgaaagagaatttccctagagtacccctttaagtgcattcCTTAGAGATGCTTAATAATAAAGGGTCACTTAAACAGGTGAGTGAGAGCACGCAAAGACCAGGAGAGTCAAATATGGAGGCTCACTTGTCCCTAAAGAAAagttatggggggagatttatcaaacatggtgtgtgaaactggctcagttgcccctagcaaccaatcagattccacctttcattttccaaagagtctgaggaatgaaaggtggagtctgattggttgctaggggcaactgagccagtttcactttacaccatgtttgataaatctcgcccatgGTGTTTTATATAAATGCTTGTCAAATAACGCTAATTTTTCATAACTTAACAATAGTAATCTTTTAAAATCTAGATCCTTACTCTATAAAGAGGAATGTTGCAAGATCAATGAACAGTCAGTTAGTGTATGAGTACCTCCTCCACTGCTTGAAAGCAACCTACAAATATTTTGCCATGCCCCAAACAAAGTCTGGAAAATTCAGCACTCAAAAATCCACCAATTCTGCTACAAATGCGAACAAAGAAGGTGCAAAAAATGCAATGAAGTGTTCAACCTCTGCTCAGAACACAAGCAAGAATCTGGAAGATTTAATAGAAAACCTTGAGAGTCTGGCCTTTCCTGTTATTTCCCAGCTCAATAGCAACCAGGAGTTGGATAGTATAGCAAAGAAGAAGCTGGTGTATGATACCACCTACCCAGATGTTAGTCTTGAAGACGCTGACTGCATAACAGAGGAGATTATTTTAGATGACCCAGAAGATTTCTTCCAGGGCTGTGAAGAACCAGAAAGTCCTCACGAAgattctgatgatgatgatgatgatccccCTTTAATTGGAAGGGAGGGACAAGGTGATTACATCATGGTTCATCAAAGCTATGAGGAAGACAGTGAAAGCGGAGAGGCAGCTTTGGCAGGCAATGAAGAAACGGACAGCTTGTCTGACTTTGAGGGAGGTGTTGGGACAGAAGGTGAGGAAATTGGCTTGGAAAGCAGTGACCTCTATGTTAGAAAAGGGGATGtagaggaggagagcacagagggtACTGATGAACTAGAGGAAACTGCCCATGAATTTGGACAGGCACCTGTAACTAATtcagatgatgatgaggaggaggaggaagatgaggaaGAGTCTAGTTTAATATTGAATCATAGGGAACATCTAGATCTCCTTGATGACGACGATGAGTTGGATAACACCTACACTGGCACAGTGGTTGAATTGTCGGAAGATGACCAATATGGACTAGTACCTGCCGGCAGCTCTAAAGACCGTGAAAATATTAATGAAGGACTTGGTGACACAACACTCCCAAAAGCACAAGATGCCAAGAAGCCCTTGCCCGTTACTGAAAGCTCGGTCAGTGAAGAGATGTGTATGTTTTATGAATTCAACAAACCAACGTTTACAAAAGGCAAGGTGAGTGGTGAAACCGTTCCACCTAGATTCCTTTCGTGTTATTTGAAGTAGCTTTTTCTCTTCATTTAAAGTTTGATACATGTCACATGACCTTTTGGTCAGTAGGAGTCCTGTTGACAGAAGGGGCCAAGTGCTCAGAAGAGCATTTCTACCCATGCCTATGATCAGCTTTGCTGGACTACCGGTCTGTGGCAGGCTTAGTGCTTTGTCGTTACCCATGGTTCTGGGTTATTCCATTAAATGCTATCTCTTTGCATGTTCTGGAAGTGAAGGATATAATGCATCCATGAATGATACTTCCATAGTTACGTAGTACGGTTGAAAAGACTCATGTCTTTTCTGCAAGATTTCTGGATTATTTCTAATCAAGCAATCTCTTTTTCTGATCTATCATCAGGATTAAGCTTTGCTGGTGGGCTTTAACTTACATTCCTATACAGTTAAAATGTTTgttcgttttttcttttttcattgtaTTTGCAATTCAGCTTCCCACTGTTGTATGTAACTTGTGTAAGAAAGAAGGGCATCTAAAGAAGGACTGTCCAGAAGACTTTAAAAAAATTGAACTGGAACCTTTGCCACCACTCACTGCTAAATTCCGACAGCTCTTGGATCAAGTTTGCATTCAATGTTACGGTAAGTGTATCTACAGAAGGGGAAGGATGTTCTGACATTGACAACTCTCAATCACATCCTTTAAAATACatgaacattagagatgagcgaaccaggttcgagtcgatccgaacccgaactttcggcatttgattagcggtggctgctgaacttggataaagctctaaggttgtctggaaaacatggatacagccaatgactatatccatgttttccacatagccttagggctttatccaacttcagcagccaccgctaatcaaatgccgaaagttcgggttcggatcgacttgaaccttgagcatgctcatctctaacatCTAGCAATGCATCTACTAAACATGGCTTCATaattctgctggttggtaaaacCAGCCACCAGTTTTTGACCaatctttctccatttttacatattttttaactttaaaaGTTCATTGTGAATATGCATCCAATACATAGGAatcttacactttttttttttttttttttttttttccttttatatcaCTGGTCTTGTTTTGCACAGAGGATTTTCGTCCTACTTCCCTAGAAGATAAGGCTCGGGAGCATATAAGACAAGATCTGGAGGATTTTATCAGACGTGAATTTAAGGgtaaatatagtttaatatctAACCTATTTGACCATATAGATCAGCCACTGTAACCTGATTGTTAGTAACTGCAAGCATTGTTGTTTATGGAGAATCTGGTTCCCATAACATACGGTGATTATCATTTCAACAGGTCTCTGTTACCCTTTATATTAGACCAAGAAGCAAGCAAACGCTTGTTCATTAGCTGATCATACAGCTTtcccttgttaaaaaaaaaaaaaaaaaatccttttgatGGCTGACAAATGGTGGTATGAAAGGATCTGTCATAGTTCTACATGATAACCAaactgcttaaagtgactgtgtacccccaatctgcccaccccaaacagcttgtaccctcagatagctgcttttaatccaagatctggggtctgttcggcaggtgatgtagttattgtcctgaaaacttttaaacttgcagccctgtgccaaaaggccgtggcctagagtatctttgcattaggctggcacaccctccctgtccctcctcattaggaatgctccaggcagattttctactattcgtcacctgtgtcagcacggcacatgggctgaatagTTAAAgcatctgtgcagtgttcagacaagtgaggaataaaatacctggctggagcattcctaatgatgaagagggcggggacgagggacagagaggttgtgccggcctaatgcacagacactctaggccatgcccgtttgacacagggctgcaagtttaaaagttgtttttaggacaataactgcatcacctgccgaacggacttcaggacagatcttggattaaaagcagctatccgaaggtacaagtggtttgggggggggggacagattgttggtacagagtcgctttaaagggtgaTCAAGATTTGTGCcacttaaaagggaatctgtccgccTGAGTAAAATCGCCTGAAAGAAGGCAAAACTGTACTTAACAGTTTCTTTCCATCTTCTCTTTATAGGAGCCAGGCTCAGTTTGTTTGGTTCTTCAAAAAATGGCTTTGGTTTCAAACAGAGTGACTTGGATATCTGCATGACTTTTGAGGGACTTGAAACTGCTGAGGTAATAgaaacactttatagtaaaatatagtGCTATGCAGTAGGCACTCTAATGACCACTTTCTctggtgttttgtgttttttgttttttttgttcctaTTTTCCCTTTTTCATAGGAACTGGATTCTATAAGGACCATTGAAGATTTGGCAAGGCTTCTTAGAAGACATCAGGGTAATCTTGACCTGTTAAGATGACTAGACACAGTTTAACTGTTTAGACACCAATTAGACATCCAGGGATTTAGGGCCTCTGCAAATACTGAAAATCCAAGTGCAAAACCTTGGATTGCTGATACTTTGACCCTGCATTTTGCAGATTTCGCTGTGGTTTGGTATGGAGATTAGCCCCATATAATAGCATTCGTACCTGATAAGGTTTCTGCACCATGTAGACTACAGTACAGATTCCCATTAAAGATACTGGGATGCTGGTATTAAATGTTCACTTTTAGGGCTTTCAAATAGTGGGTTGTAAAGGCAACTTGTGTCTTCTAATATTCGCACACTGGGACGAAAAGAAGCTATACTGAGATTATCCTTGTAATGCCTTGTACCTGGTCAGTTAGATTATTGGCTGGGTGAGGTGTACTATGTAGGAGCAAGAGAAGGAAAACATTCTGTACTTTTGTTACATGctaatgaggttttttttttttttttttttttcccattatttaAGGTTTGAGGAACATTCTTCCCATTACTACAGCTAAAGTGCCAATTGTAAAGTTTTACCATGTACGAAGTGGTCTTGAAGGAGACATCAGTTTATACAACACGCTGGTAAGTATATAAGAGATACTAAGTCACTTACTGGGACAGTATTGTAGTCTGTGTGAAGTTAGTTCCATTGCATTGTTTTCCAATGTGTGGAAGTAGGCACAAAACTGTTGTAGGCTTTACAGAAAGGATACTGCAACCTTATTGCTGGTTTTCCACAAGTTCCTCAGTACTGAGTGCAACAGCAAAGTTCGCTTCCCAGTAAATGCAATTTTTGAGACTTGCAGAGTGGCGGTCAGACTCCTGTGATCTGGAAGGTTAAAACAATCTCTGAATAGGGGGTAATAGATGGTAAAGCCCATTTAAGTGTAAATTCACACGGACGtaaccgcagtggatttcacactgtgcgagtttgcagcaaaattcgCTGGCcctggccccattaacccccgccgcccggtATGATACATTACCTGCACCACGATCTGGCCGCATCTcaggctcccggaggtcccgcgcagccaatcagtgcacggccccgccacagtcactgattggccgtgtgggacctccaggagcctcagatgtggcTGGGACGTGGTGCAGGTAATGTACAATCACGGGCGGCGGaggttaatggggccgggacttacatactcgcagtgggatgacaatccagctgcgagtatgtaatcacattggaagtgacaggggaggtatccgcagcagattttgccgCAAACTCgctgcgtgaaatccgctgcagatacgtccgtgtgaatttaccttAAAGCATCTGTAGTTTTGCCATCAATTATGAACTCCTATTACAACCAAATGTTTGTGTATTTTCAGGCTCTTCATAACACTCGTCTTTTAGCATCTTATGCTGCCATCGACCCAAGAGTCAAATATCTTTGTTATATTATGAAAGTCTTCACCAAGGTATAGGTTATGctcttattttttttcaaatcaggtTAGTCTTTGTTGACCCAATCCTACAGTGTTACACTTTTCTCAATAGATGTGCGACATTGGAGATGCTTCACGTGGTAGCCTTTCTTCATATGCATACACTCTTATGGTGCTGTACTTTCTTCAGCAGAGGAATCCACCTGTTATCCCTGTTCTCCAAGAGGTAAGCTGGAATTCAAAcatgattatcattcaaatcatTTTAAAAGCTGATCTGGCTTATTGTGTTCTC includes:
- the TUT7 gene encoding terminal uridylyltransferase 7, which gives rise to MGDATNQVRGKVLKDEDDFKKSPKKMSYLGEYHGKKLEKDSPKPKAIPVIYGNGPRNGPHQNFSPVGKTGINPKETVKRWSAEELRSDCDNWRDRRAQNFNRSRNNSTNESGESPRWHDIGDRRDQVGRRQNHKETASGDLSDDHHELTDLQTPIKRERQYSRSEREEDDCLGSPVINESMLSKKELLGLQQAEERLKRDWIYRLKRRPRRYPTAVYNCKLCDTLVDSISSAHKHMKEKRHKRNLKEKREEELLTNLPPPTLPQIQAIGIAINKVVQEHGLDEDDLAKRLSTVSAMENVIKDKLPGCSLRLYGSSCSKMGFRNSDLNIDIQFPETMNQPDVLLLVQESLQQSDLFTDFEADFHARVPVVVCREKQSDLICRVSAGNDNACLTTNLLAALGKQESRLVPLVVAFRYWAKLCGIDKPEEGGLPPYVAALMVVFFLQQRKEPVLPVYLGPWIDGFTISKMGQFRLKEPNNEYVFWEYCSLSDNENQSNEACPKGKVPLFFDTDKQSAASIGQLWVDLLRFYALEFNMADLVVNVRVKEKLSRESKDWPKKRIAIEDPYSIKRNVARSMNSQLVYEYLLHCLKATYKYFAMPQTKSGKFSTQKSTNSATNANKEGAKNAMKCSTSAQNTSKNLEDLIENLESLAFPVISQLNSNQELDSIAKKKLVYDTTYPDVSLEDADCITEEIILDDPEDFFQGCEEPESPHEDSDDDDDDPPLIGREGQGDYIMVHQSYEEDSESGEAALAGNEETDSLSDFEGGVGTEGEEIGLESSDLYVRKGDVEEESTEGTDELEETAHEFGQAPVTNSDDDEEEEEDEEESSLILNHREHLDLLDDDDELDNTYTGTVVELSEDDQYGLVPAGSSKDRENINEGLGDTTLPKAQDAKKPLPVTESSVSEEMCMFYEFNKPTFTKGKLPTVVCNLCKKEGHLKKDCPEDFKKIELEPLPPLTAKFRQLLDQVCIQCYEDFRPTSLEDKAREHIRQDLEDFIRREFKGARLSLFGSSKNGFGFKQSDLDICMTFEGLETAEELDSIRTIEDLARLLRRHQGLRNILPITTAKVPIVKFYHVRSGLEGDISLYNTLALHNTRLLASYAAIDPRVKYLCYIMKVFTKMCDIGDASRGSLSSYAYTLMVLYFLQQRNPPVIPVLQEIYTNGCKPEILVDGWNVYFFSQIEDLAKYWPEYGKNKESVGELWLGLLRFYTEDFDFKEHVISIRKKSLLTTFKKQWTSKYIVIEDPFDLTHNLGAGLSRKMTNFIMKAFINGRRLFGTPVKGIPKEYPSKMEYFFDPDVLTEGEVAPNDRCCRICGKIGHFMKDCPMRRKVRRRNNEKPTNQRYVDKQRQRKPEDKDRNNSMEGDGSYMEGKQSTTPKKPHQGARSNLEACRERTPKPNEKWKRQEELREKRCFICGREGHIKKECPQHRGAAGSPRSDALFGSPSASSPMKHQGRFIQVVPLQDERRKSKMSFSPQSGSLSTKYMTQGKASHKKAHQEF